In Paenibacillus sp. G2S3, a single window of DNA contains:
- a CDS encoding MFS transporter, with amino-acid sequence MKFLQNYPKEVKIFLIASLINATGSALMWPLVTMYVFDELGRSMSDAGLVILIQSVGGIVGQLLGGSLYHKVGVNRLIVGALGMNALALFTLPAASSNWTLFMVAMGLVGLFNSLSLPAIQAFIGFRFTKQRGELFNVIYVANNIGVALGTALSGFLADISYMLSFVMNGVTSAVFAVFFFVYLKKVGGDSSQEVAEHQKAGPDKQSTWKLMGHTRIYLYMGIASMFLLLGNSIWNTGVSPFIISEGWPKKTYGFLWTLNGILIFAAQPLVTVIKRWFASTSTAQMTVSALFYLGGYAVLLWMPTYSGLVLGMVLATLGEMLISPAMPSFISDHAGRSAPFYLGLSGGMGAVGRVIGPYLMGRLYDSGGLAPTAWLACAMALLSVGFFIVHAYINRRGNSLERSIG; translated from the coding sequence ATGAAGTTTTTACAGAATTATCCTAAAGAAGTTAAGATATTTTTAATTGCCAGCCTAATTAACGCAACCGGTAGTGCACTGATGTGGCCTCTGGTTACAATGTATGTATTTGATGAGCTCGGACGCAGCATGTCGGATGCTGGATTAGTAATTCTTATTCAATCGGTTGGAGGGATCGTGGGTCAACTACTCGGGGGCTCACTCTATCATAAGGTAGGCGTTAACCGGCTGATTGTTGGAGCACTGGGCATGAATGCACTTGCCCTGTTCACTTTGCCGGCAGCAAGTAGCAACTGGACGTTATTTATGGTCGCGATGGGATTGGTAGGGCTTTTTAATTCGTTGTCATTACCTGCGATTCAGGCGTTTATCGGCTTTCGTTTTACGAAGCAGCGCGGAGAGCTGTTTAATGTTATTTATGTCGCCAATAATATTGGTGTAGCACTGGGTACGGCGTTAAGTGGTTTTTTGGCCGATATTTCTTATATGCTCAGCTTTGTGATGAACGGCGTAACCTCAGCGGTATTTGCGGTATTCTTTTTTGTATATCTCAAGAAAGTTGGAGGAGATTCTTCACAGGAGGTCGCAGAACACCAGAAGGCTGGTCCTGACAAACAATCCACCTGGAAGCTAATGGGGCATACACGAATTTATCTTTATATGGGTATTGCCTCGATGTTCCTACTGTTAGGGAACTCTATCTGGAATACAGGGGTGTCCCCTTTTATTATTTCAGAGGGCTGGCCTAAGAAAACGTATGGTTTCCTATGGACGCTGAACGGTATTCTTATTTTTGCGGCCCAGCCACTCGTAACAGTGATTAAACGCTGGTTCGCATCCACCTCAACGGCCCAAATGACAGTAAGTGCTCTATTTTATTTGGGTGGGTATGCTGTTCTTTTATGGATGCCGACTTATTCAGGTCTAGTGCTTGGGATGGTACTCGCTACGCTTGGGGAAATGCTGATATCTCCGGCCATGCCTTCCTTTATTTCGGATCATGCAGGTCGCAGTGCTCCTTTCTATTTAGGGCTAAGTGGAGGCATGGGGGCAGTCGGCAGGGTGATTGGACCATACTTAATGGGTAGGTTATACGATAGTGGAGGCTTAGCGCCTACCGCATGGTTGGCATGTGCGATGGCACTGCTGTCCGTAGGATTCTTTATCGTTCATGCATATATCAACCGCCGAGGAAATTCATTGGAGCGGTCAATAGGATAG
- a CDS encoding formate/nitrite transporter family protein has protein sequence MAYNKPQQIAAVTVENGIKKAHNPLSTVLILGFLGGAFIALGFLLDIRVIAGAPHEWGSIANFIGAAVFPVGLILVLLAGGELLTGNMMAVPLAFMAKKISFWEVVKNLVLITLSNLAGALFVAYFFGHVVGLTSDGVYLEKLVEMAGHKLEADFLPAFVSGIGCNWLVALAVWLSYGADNFSGKILGIWFPTMAFVAIGFQHVVANMFLIPAAIFEGYFSWGEYFNNFVPVWLGNLTGGAIFVAAAYWMAYLRKEPASIQSVDSMSGSGVKKHA, from the coding sequence ATGGCTTATAATAAACCGCAGCAGATTGCCGCAGTCACGGTCGAGAACGGCATAAAAAAGGCGCACAATCCTTTAAGCACCGTACTAATTCTGGGCTTTCTGGGAGGAGCGTTTATCGCGCTCGGATTTTTACTGGATATTCGCGTCATTGCTGGCGCACCACATGAATGGGGATCCATCGCTAACTTTATAGGGGCAGCAGTCTTTCCTGTTGGATTGATTCTAGTACTGCTTGCAGGGGGAGAACTACTGACAGGCAATATGATGGCTGTGCCACTTGCTTTTATGGCGAAGAAGATATCCTTCTGGGAAGTTGTTAAGAATCTTGTATTGATTACCCTGAGCAATCTAGCGGGAGCTTTGTTTGTAGCTTACTTTTTCGGTCACGTGGTTGGTCTAACCTCTGACGGTGTGTATTTGGAAAAATTAGTGGAGATGGCAGGACATAAGCTTGAGGCAGATTTCTTGCCGGCATTTGTTTCCGGTATCGGTTGTAACTGGCTCGTAGCTTTGGCTGTATGGCTCTCCTATGGAGCAGATAACTTCAGTGGTAAAATTCTCGGCATCTGGTTCCCAACGATGGCTTTTGTAGCTATCGGCTTCCAGCACGTTGTAGCCAACATGTTCTTAATTCCGGCTGCTATTTTTGAAGGTTATTTTTCATGGGGAGAGTATTTCAATAACTTTGTTCCGGTATGGCTAGGCAACTTGACGGGCGGCGCCATTTTTGTTGCGGCAGCTTATTGGATGGCTTACCTGCGTAAAGAGCCTGCATCTATTCAATCCGTGGACAGCATGTCCGGCAGCGGTGTAAAGAAACACGCCTAA